AGAAACACTACACCTTTACCATGTAAACCTCTTGTTAAATAATAGGCctattttctaaaaaaaaaaaatccctcatGTGTATTGTGCATCTAAGCATGGGCAAAATGGCAGATTTTTCTTTTatttggagaagggagaggggcaAACACAATTTCCCTCCAGACCCTACATTTCCAGTTGATATAAAACAGAATCATGAAAAATCACTTCTGGCTCAAGCTCTCCTTTTTAACAATTAGGCCATAAATACTGTGAGCTGGTAAAGGGCAGCGGATGACAGGCCTGCCTCAAAAACCTTGTTATGCCTTCTTCAAATTCATTTAAGGAGCAAAACAGGTCTTGAGAGTTGTCTGGCTTAATGCATTGCGATCGCTTTTAAAACTCTTGTCTGGAGGCAGCCTCATGGCCCTGTATCTCGTCAAGGTGCTATGTTTTATAACCTTTCCCTCCAATACTATATAAAGGCACACACGTCCCCTCTGTAAATCAAATGCTGGCTAATATGGGACTGAATGGGTTATGAAAGCAAATGAGGACTGAATTCCTGAATATTATTGTTTATGGTTGAAATCATATTGGTTGCAGAATGGAAAGGATGTATGGTATTTCACAGGGCCGGCCCTGTGCATAAGCGACATAAATGGTCACATAGGGCTCCCTAGGGGCCCATGCCCCATGACcccctatatatacagtgccttgcgaaagtattcggcccccttgaactttgcgaccttttgccacatttcaggcttcaaacataaagatataaaactgtatttttttgtgaagaatcaacaacaagtgggacacaatcatgaagtggaacgacatttattggatatttcaaacttttttaacaaatcaaaaactgaaaaattgggcgtgcaaaattattcagcccctttactttcagtgcagcaaactctctccagaagttcagtgaggatctctgaatgatccaatgttgacctaaatgactaatgatgataaatacaatccacctgtctccgtataaatgcacctgcactgtgatagtctcagaggtccgttaaaagcgcagagagcatcatgaagaacaaggaacacaccaggcaggtccgagatactgttgtgaaaaagtttaaagccggatttggatacaaaaagatttcccaagctttaaacatcccaaggagcactgtgcaagcgataatattgaaatggaaggagtatcagaccactgcaaatctaccaagacctggccgtccctctaaactttcagctcatacaaggagaagactgatcagagatgcagccaagaggcccatgatcactctggatgaactgcagagatctacagctgaggtgggagactctgtccataggacaacaatcagtcgtatattgcacaaatctggcctttatggaagagtggcaagaagaaagccatttcttaaagatatccataaaaagtgttgtttaaagtttgccacaagccacctgggagacacaccaaacatgtggaagaaggtgctctggtcagatgaaaccaaaaatgaactttttggcaacaatgcaagacgttatgtttggcgtaaaagcaacacagctgaacacaccatccccactgtcaaacatggtggtggcagcatcatggtttgggcctgcttttcttcatcagggacagggaagatggttaaaattgatgggaagatggatggagccaaatacaggaccattctggaagaaaacctgatggagtctgcaaaagacctgagactgggacggagatttgtcttccaacaagacaatgatccaaaacataaagcaaaatctacaatggaatggttcaaaaataaacatatccaggtgttagaagtccagacctgaatccaatcgataatctgtggaaagaactgaaaactgctgttcacaaatgctctccatccaacctcactgagctcgagctgttttgcaaggaggaatgggaaaaaatgtcagtctctcgatgtgcaaaactgatagagacataccccaagcgacttacagctgtaatcgcagcaaaaggtggcgctacaaagtattaacttaaggtggctgaataattttgcacgcccaatttttcagtttttgatttgttaaaaaagtttgaaatatccaataaatgtcgttccacctcatgattgtgtcccacttgttgttgattcttcacaaaaaaatacagttttatatctttatgtttgaagcctgaaatgtggcaaaaggtcgcaaagttcaagagggacgaatactttcgcaaggcactatatatatatatatatatatatatatatatatatatatatacatttatggCATTGgtattctttcaaccagcttcatgaggtagtcagtcacctgtaatgcgtttcaattaacaggtaagccttgttaaaagtaaatttgcttatttgagctgttcttgccataatgtggacttggtcttttaccaaatagggctatcttctgtataccacccctaccttgtcacaacacaactgtttggatcaaaagcattaagaaggaaagaaattccacaaattaacttttataaaaccacacctgttaattgaaatgcattacaggtgactagctcatgaagctggttgagagaatgccaagagtgtggaaagctctcatcaaggtaaagggtggctactttaaaataaaattggttactacattattccatatgtgttactatgtagaaaatagtaaaataaagaaaaacccttgaatgaggtggtgtgtccaaacctttaactggtactgtatatatatatattctttagcAACTCAGTCAGGGTCTCAATGTACGGTTGATGTAGaaaagtagaatacacaaggtgcaatttctaaaTTAGGTTGTGCATCAGCAATTTTCCTCTTGTTATATCAGCCACTGAATGTCAATCAATTAGCCATTGTCAGCAAAAAAAttggattggtaaattagtctaggcAGCTATGTAAACTTGTAGTATTCATGGTTGAATTACCGACCAGGCACGAAGGGcacatgcccaggggccctgacctccagggggccccccaTTTATTTTGTTCGTCACTCTCACTCAGCTATCATATTAatatggcataagtcatggcaaaatgtgaagaatttcaggaaattagctttaaaactgcacacGTTTGTCTTGATTGTTGAACCCCTGTGAACAAGAAGAAACATATTAGAGTTTGAGTCTGGAGCGTCGGCAATTCTTAGGTGATGAAACCTTTTGTTGTGTGCCTCCTGTTAATATAACTCTTTATGTTCATGCATTTTACGATCGAGAGGTTTTGTTACACAGGGCATATGTTTAAGTAAAAAAAGTTAAGGCAAATCCAAACACATGCAAATGTTTACCTTGTTTATCCTCCGTGACTTCCTGGTTGGAGGTTTGATGGTCAAACAGTGGGTGCATTCCAGAGCATAGTTTATTGAGTGTTATGGGTAAGCTAAAGTATCTGTTTATCCCATGTTCTATTTATGCGTAAAGCATGTTGACCACCGTTATTGAAGTGTGCAGAATCAAAtccaatccaattttattggtcgggtacacatattttgcagatgttatcatgGGTGTAAGGGAAATGCTTATGTTCGTAGTAGAGGCATACATGGGACCAAAAAGTTGGACCGTTTCGAAATGGACCTGGGGTTTTCCCATCCGGACCTGATATGCATAAATGAATAAAACAATATATAGAACGGACCTGAGGACAACTAAACCCGTTCCATATAGACCTGGTCAGCTCCAGACCCGGTATGATCTGATCTGAGTGAGGAAGCAGCAGAAAAGTCCATTTTTATGCTACTATATTTGCCGGAGCTGATAAAGCGTgagggagagaaggtagagagaggtgacGCTTTAGCAGAGGCCGTGCTGTGTGTGTAGGCTCCTGTGAATGTGAGCGAGTGACACAagtaatggagaggagggagggagagacgagaCACCGCAACCGACCCAGACCAGTGACATTATTTAGAATTCTGGATCCGGACCTCGGGTATTCAGGTGCAGGTGGATCCGTGAAGACTTctagttcctagctccaacagtgcagtaatacctaacaagacaaaacaatacacacacatcaaatACAAATAAAGTAATTAAGACATAGAAATATTAGAACGAGCAATGgcagagtctggaatataaatatatatctttatgtgatggtgtgtatagacctcatggacagtatatgaatagaaaaggtgtgttcAGCAGCAGTTATATAGGAtaagccttgactagaatacagtatagacatataaagtgggtaaaacaaaacagtatgtaaacatgattaaagtgaccagttTTCAATGActctgtacatagggcagcagtctctcaTGTGCAGGgttaaccgggtggtagccactAGTAACAGTGGCTAATGTTCAGGGCAGGATACTGGGTGTAATATACAGCacaggtcaaaagtttggacacacctactcattcaagggttttctttattttgactattttctacattgtagaataatagtgaagacatcaaaactatgaaataacacatatggaatcatgtagtaaccaacaaagtgttaaacaaatcaaaatatattttagattttaaattattcaaagtagccaccctttgccttgatgacagctttgcacactattggcactgtacactgagtgcacaaaacattagacacacctgctctttccatgaatccaggtgaaagctatgagccCTTGTGGATataacttgttaaatccacttcaatcagtgtagattgaggagaggagacaggttaaataaggatttttaagccttgagacaattgaaacacGGATTGTgcgtgtgtgccattcagagagtgacaactgtgggaagcattggattcaaaatgggccagcatctctgcggaacactttcaacaccttgctccaacaaattgaggcttttctgaggacaaaaaaaggggggtgcaactcaatattaggaaagtgttcttaatgttttgttcactcagtgtatgtaTGTTTATGATCTGAACATGTGTATATTATAATTATTGCCTTTTCAATGTTAATTGATCATGGTGTGAAGTGTCCTTTTGTCATTGGTCAGATGCATGATGGGTATGCCTATTTAAACACCTGTCTTGGTGTTGTTCTTTCGAGCGTTCTATTTGATGTAGTTCAGTTTGTTCTTATGTTCATGGTCCTGTTTATTATTTTTGTTTGTAAATATTGTACAGTCGCCGGCTATTATCTCCACAAATAAAAGCCTTACTTTGGGCAAGAAAATCAGCTCTGCATTGTTGCCTCCTCACTGAAACCTCCACCGCTAAGGCGGTCTCCCTTACACCGACTTGCATGAAATTAGTTATAGAATTGAAACATTTTCTGTAGAATTGTAACTGCAACATtatctctatggcccatggcaaaatgtgttgaacTGCAGAAAATAAACTGTAAAACGTAAAAATGTACGTTCTGCCATCAAGAGGGGGGCCACTCAAATGTTTTGACGGCGGGGTGGAGGTCCCCCAACCAAATCTCActtttgatttttttatttaacctttattttactaggcaagtaagttaagaacaaattcttatttacaatgaagtcctacgccggccaaaccctaaccaggactacgctgagccaattgtgcgccgccttatgtgACTCCCAAACAtgactggttgtgatacagcctagaatcgaaccagggtctgtggtgaagtctctagcactgagatgcagtgccttagattgcTACGCCACTCGGGGGCTTAGGGCCTCCAAAAGGCTACAGCCGGCCCTGGTATTTCATTAGGAATGTAAACAGTAACAAATGTCAGTTTTTCAGAACATTTCAGAACATGTAGTCTAACTTGAACATAATTACACTAGAATGCAGTCATTCATATGCCTTAACAAATTGTTAATAGTTTTGTATAAATTTTAGGACTGGCACATGGGAAAAGCTGAGTCAAATGTAAACATTGGGAAACCTGTAGATAGTTTCCTCTAGAGATGAAAGAAATATCTTGGGAATCCTTCAGCCCATCATCTTCCCCCTCAACTCATATAGGCTCTACAATTACCATTATTCTTGCCATAAATTATACCACAAAGTGAATTGCACTTGCTTTTCACTTTACCAGGCAGGTTTGATGAATCCTAAGGCACAACACATCATCTCAACAAATCTTCACCGCAATGCCAGCCGCTGTCTCTTTGCCATTTAAACCACTTCAAATCATTTTCATTGCCCCACTATTAAAATGTGTAATTCATACCTGCCATTTGCGTGATACATAACACAAAAcgctctcactctctttcactatctttctctctctctctctcgctctctctcaccactcAGTCTCTCCAACCTTTTCTATCGCGCTCTCCTGTAAATCAAACAACCCCAGGTGACAGGTCATGCAGATTTCCCACAAGTCAGCAGTGCGCAAACATCCATCCAGGAGAGTGGTGTATTACCGTCAAACCTGATGGCATTATGTACGCTGCGAAACTAATAAACAGCTTCATTCACCCAACACTATTGCTCCTTTTCATGAGcgttctgtctctttctctcttttctctccctctcctatctgTCACAAATTCATCCAGCTGCAACTCTCCGCCAGCATCAGAGTTAGCCATAAATCACTTCTGTTGTCCAACGCGATCCATTTGCCCAGAACACGGGGCGGCTGTTGCAGAAATTGGGTCAGGAATAATCTGCAGGGCAACAGAGCCTCTTGGGTAATGTAGCcattagcagagagagagagagagagagagagagagagagatcccttGTACGCTGTAAGCTATGACATCCAAGAAAAGCTGGCTGATGACACTGTTTTATCACTCCCCATCAaccacagggtgtgtgtgtgtgtgtgtgtgccttgttTGATTGGGCCTATTAACGTAAAAGCAAGCAAGCACTGTAGCCTAATAATGTAGCCAAATACTGTAAGAGCAAGCAAAGATACAAAAGGTACCAAGAAGATAAAAAAGACAGAGTTATTTTCAATGTGctacattaaaaaatatatgttttcacCCTCCAGTCTAAACACTCAAAAGCGGTTTCTTGGTCAAAAAGCATTATCTAATCTGTTAACAAGTATTTTCAGTGAAAAATAAAAAGCATCACACAACAACGCAGTGAGTCTTGAAGTTCCAACAAGGCTAGAACTTCCTGTATTGCACACTTCAAGTGTCAGAATatacaacctggtctcagagcgtTTCGTATAATTCTGTACATAAACAGGACTCTCCATTTAGTATGACATGTTATGAATTACAGTTTACAGTCCGTAATATATGTTACAAATTAGCtaaacatacaatatgttacgaatttgctaaaCATGTGATATGCTAAGAACTGAGAGTCCACTAGGCTaggtgttaggggttagggttaaggttagggttatgtttaggagttaggttaaagggttaggcttaggggaagggttaactaaaagggttaaggttacggttaggggaagggttagctaaaagggttgaggttatggttaggggaagagttagctaacatgctaagtagttgcaaagtagaaaaaaagtagtaagtagttgaaaagttgctaatcagctaaaatgctaaagttgtccgtgatgagattcaaactcgcaaactttgggttgctagacattcatgTTATACACTGACCAACCACCCTATTTTCATGTTTTGCCTTAAGTAACAATCtttcttatgtaaccataccaaacatatcatactaatatgagcgtcctggatttacatttattatgttacgtctagtttatgagaccaggctggaatATCCACCATGGCTCTGATTGGCTGCTGATGGTgtgcatctctctccctccccttgcAATATGTTTAGCAGGCCACTGAGTTGACCCTATCATAAGTACAAATGacacatttcacattggttaaTTTTCCAAAGAACTGTGATGACAGATGAAAATACAGAGTATGTATGTCTTAGACAGGCAACATAAATAGAACCAAAGCGTTTGACACCATCTTATCATTATGTGCCCATGTTTGAGGAGAAGCAGCACATAAACCCATCTGCAGCAATACTACAGTGGCAGGCTACACCTGAAACCACTTGTATACATAGTCATTTTGAAACTGTAGTTCCCTTTTTGTAATAAAGTGTTCATAACACTTTGTTGTTAATAACCAGTGGTGTTAGTATTATTGTCAGCAGGCGAATGAGTACTTGTTACAACAGACCTATGAGGCTTAACGTACAATATAACGTTGTTCAAATTTGGCAAATATAAGTTGAATATGGAAAAACAGTGATCCTACATTGTTTTTAGGCTACCAGGCAACCTAGATGTTTTTAAGTTTTTAATGTATGAATTCTGGTCTACTGGAAGCTTATGCCACAAGCTAGTAAAATGTTTCAGTATGGCTGTTCACCTTTAGAGGCCTAGTTAGTTGCAGAGTCATGTGTTTATAAGAGAGTTTGGCCAACTGTAGCTGGATGTCAGAAAGTTTGACAGAAAACAGAACAAATAGTTTTTACTTAATAATCCTTGAGCTGCAGTGTGAatatatttgtaaaaaatgtatctaGCCTAACCATTATACAATTATGAAATACATTTTTCCATCCCTGATTTTCAAAGACTGGATTGAATGCCATAAAAACTAAATCAGGAAATGTACAAAAAATCCAAACCACGTTTCATTGATATAGAAAATTTATTGAATGAGTGGTTTACTTGGTAGGCCTATGATTACAATAAAAACAATGACATTATCCCCAAATGTAAGCAACGAGTTTGCACTTCCCTATCCCCAAATGTATAAACCCAATGTATTCTAGTAGCCTAACAGATGAAGGTAGTTGGACGTCTTGGACCTCAATATTTCATATTCACATTCAAttgaaaacgttttttttttttaaatgcatccAGAATTCGTTTGGGAAACATAGTCCACTTGATTACATCTGTATTGCAGTGGCGAAATTCACCAATTTAACGTGTTAAACGAGGGAGAACGCAAAATCAAGGTACAAAATAATGATTATACACATGGTGTATTTTATACATTTAGATACGTTTGTTGCTTCCTGTTAAACATACAGTTGCTGCATaataagaaatatatattttcaacaAATAAAGTGATATAATAGACATGAGTTATGCCAGACATTTATACgaatgtaggctactgtagtGTGTTAACGTGTTATTTTTGTGGACTCTCATCACAGGCATTAAGTCAATATTCAATCTTGTTATACAGATTGTACAATGGTAACCCTGGTAGGCTGCTGCCAGGGTAGTATAGTGGCGTTGGAAAAGCGATAGATCTTGGAACTGGTACCCGGAGCAGGGAGCTATCTCTAAAAACAAGCGGCATTCCGACCAGTGTCTGTGCGGAGGCGTGTGCCATGTTCGCGGCCTCCAGTTCCGCCGACAGTTGTCGCTTCCATTTGTTCCTGCGGTTCTGAAACCACGTCTTCACCTGAGTTTCTGTTAGCTGTAGACTAGATGCTAAACAGACTCGCTCGGAGCTGCTCAAATACCTCTTCATATCAAACGTGGATTCGAGCTGGTACACCTGACTCCGCGAGAAGACTGTACGAGTCTTCTTCTTGGACGAGTTGCTCTGCTTGTCCgcaccgtctgtctgtctctcctcggAAATAGGTGACATTGGATTGCATGGTCTCTCTTGTTCCTCTTTGTAATCCTGCAGCAGAGGCTGTGTCAGGTGCGGTCGCCGTGCAATCCCGTCACGGACTGAAATAAGTCCCGTTGTTGAACCTGCATTAAGGAAAAAGACCAGTATATATGTGTGTCGGAAAGAAAATAAAATGTGTCAAAATATTTCAACAAACTGATTTCCCAACGTCCTCCTCGGTATCATCTGTAGTCTATCAAAATTGACAAATGATGTAGGCCTATCCTCAAGATAAAGCATCGCATAAAGATACTGGATGCCTTAGTCTATATTGCCTTTAGATCAGCTTGTCAATTTTGTGtctcaaaatgttgaatatttctCAAAGGTTTCACActtatttttaaaatgctttggTCTACCCAGGCTGAGAACATCCCTGTTAAAACAATAACATTATTCGATACTCGGTACAAGAGTTCATTAAGTGTGAACTTTGACTCATTCATCGACAGTGGAAAGGTTGTAAGTGTCCTtttaaataaacaatttaattttGACTATGCCTGGTGCACAATATTAATTAAATCAGGTTACATT
This window of the Oncorhynchus clarkii lewisi isolate Uvic-CL-2024 chromosome 1, UVic_Ocla_1.0, whole genome shotgun sequence genome carries:
- the LOC139417456 gene encoding homeobox protein HMX2-like translates to MSTTEDSGSKCSSAPISSFTIQSILGTSSEKTRSGAKESSKGLQLARKRSLSVSSEEECSGGEDSADCFCSDRGHSEPCNRHQPLNFSCLGSTTGLISVRDGIARRPHLTQPLLQDYKEEQERPCNPMSPISEERQTDGADKQSNSSKKKTRTVFSRSQVYQLESTFDMKRYLSSSERVCLASSLQLTETQVKTWFQNRRNKWKRQLSAELEAANMAHASAQTLVGMPLVFRDSSLLRVPVPRSIAFPTPLYYPGSSLPGLPLYNLYNKIEY